In Diabrotica undecimpunctata isolate CICGRU chromosome 4, icDiaUnde3, whole genome shotgun sequence, a single genomic region encodes these proteins:
- the LOC140438934 gene encoding 52 kDa repressor of the inhibitor of the protein kinase-like: MDKYPRALFVHCVAHTLNLVLGHSCEIPAIRNCIGTIKSIINFFRQSALRDGLLKRTADEIEAPHSTLISLCETRWTEKHTAVERFAEMFPVVNSVLQELQESGREIATQAYQLQVAMENSQFIVSLTILRKVFSYTSSLNRTLQKVNVDLTDSGSYVKTIKTTLQNLRNEREFSNLFEEAKKLISADITVPRVSRRQLNRNNIPGDTAEVYYRRNIFYPFIQHVVTELDARFKPHEEAISGIQLLLPDRTQNTERAKKCIAGIGEIFLREVEIKHLVSEYELWHNHWCNQEQPSTALEAMDRCDEIFFPTVRKLLQILATLPVSTATPERTFSSLKRLKTYLRNRMGDKRLTGLALMSIHRNVTIGLNSSEIVNKLAERRKRMNLIL; this comes from the coding sequence ATGGACAAATATCCTCGAGCACTATTCGTACACTGTGTGGCGCACACATTAAACTTAGTTTTGGGTCATTCATGCGAGATCCCTGCAATACGAAACTGCATCGGAactattaaaagtataattaactTCTTTCGGCAATCTGCACTCCGGGATGGACTTTTAAAAAGAACTGCGGACGAGATTGAAGCACCTCATTCAACGCTTATCTCGCTTTGTGAGACACGCTGGACAGAAAAACATACAGCCGTCGAAAGATTTGCTGAGATGTTTCCTGTAGTAAATTCCGTGCTTCAAGAACTTCAAGAATCTGGAAGGGAAATTGCAACCCAAGCTTACCAGTTACAAGTCGCAATGGAAAACAGTCAATTTATAGTTTCACTAActattttaaggaaggttttctCCTATACGTCAAGCTTAAACCGAACCCTACAAAAAGTCAATGTAGATTTAACCGACTCTGGCagttacgtaaaaacaataaaaaccacTTTACAGAACCTTCGTAACGAACGTGAATTCTCAAATCTTTTTGAGgaagcaaaaaaattaatttcagcaGATATAACTGTTCCAAGAGTAAGTAGGAGACAATTGAACCGCAATAATATACCAGGGGACACTGCTGAAGTTTACTATCGGCGAAATATATTTTATCCATTTATACAACATGTAGTGACCGAGCTTGATGCTCGCTTTAAACCTCACGAAGAAGCAATTTCAGGAATTCAGTTGCTTCTACCAGATCGCACCCAAAATACTGAGAGAGCAAAGAAATGTATAGCAGGAATCGGAGAAATATTTCTCAGGGAAGTtgaaataaaacatttagtaagTGAGTATGAGCTTTGGCACAACCACTGGTGCAATCAAGAACAGCCGTCTACTGCACTAGAAGCTATGGACCGATGTGATGAAATTTTTTTTCCAACGGTTaggaaacttcttcaaattttagCAACACTTCCAGTATCTACTGCCACACCTGAACGTACTTTTTCATCACTTAAACGGTTAAAAACTTATCTTAGAAATAGAATGGGAGACAAGAGGCTTACAGGATTAGCTCTCATGAGTATTCATCGGAATGTGACAATAGGTCTAAATTCCTCAGAAATTGTAAATAAGTTAGCTGAAAGAAGGAAGAGAatgaatttaattttgtaa
- the LOC140438935 gene encoding zinc finger MYM-type protein 1-like, whose protein sequence is MKRTLQQSLLGFFPKKGKTNDEPNPQNDKILTTPSMDISTDGDAPTPSTSDRNREPSNAGLDSGMDYDFGKYLSNNPKNDEEKLTVLKETWTPPETFKFPVCGKRKLCFQRHWTQKNPWLVYSNMLQGSLCKMCVLFGQTEGGRGDQKLGSFVTKPFNNWKKALEKMEHHRNTNYHKYAVERARNFVSVMEGQTCDITESFNEENKKIARENRERLCAIVDTILFCGRQELPLRGNQDSGEIGIIDPLHNDGNFRVLLRFRAQAGDEVLKNHLISQSNHSRAMYTSSVIQNEIIDLCGNAVQEQIINRVKQSGFFAVLADETQDISRHQQLSLCLRYVDCSSGKALIREDFIEFIHVDEVTGLALATTIIDKLKSFGLDLENLVGQGYDGAAMMVRL, encoded by the exons ATGAAACGAACTTTACAGCAGTCGCTTTTGGGATTTTTTCCAAAGAAGGGGAAAACTAATGATGAACCGAATCCTCAAAACGATAAAATCCTAACTACGCCGAGTATGGATATTAGTACAGATGGGGATGCTCCAACTCCCTCCACCTCAGATAGAAACAGAGAACCAAGCAATG CTGGTCTGGATTCTGGTATGGACTACgattttggtaaatatttatCAAATAATCCAAAAAATGACGAAGAAAAATTAACAGTTTTAAAAGAAACTTGGACCCCTCCAGAGACTTTTAAGTTCCCCGTCTGTGGTAaaagaaaactttgttttcaacgTCATTGGACCCAAAAGAATCCATGGTTAGTATATTCAAATATGTTACAAGGATCATTATGCAAAATGTGCGTTTTATTTGGACAGACCGAAGGTGGTCGCGGTGATCAAAAACTTGGAAGTTTTGTCACAAAACCATTTAATAACTGGAAAAAAGCTCTGGAAAAAATGGAACATCATCGAAATACAAATTATCATAAATATGCTGTTGAACGGGCAAGAAATTTTGTAAGCGTTATGGAAGGTCAAACTTGTGATATTACAGAGTCGtttaatgaagaaaataaaaaaattgcccgAGAAAATAGAGAGAGGCTATGTGCCATAGTGGACACAATCTTATTTTGCGGACGGCAGGAATTGCCTTTGAGAGGAAATCAAGACTCTGGTGAAATCGGTATTATAGATCCTCTACATAATGACGGTAATTTTCGTGTACTACTTCGTTTTCGTGCGCAAGCTGGTGATGAAGTACTTAAAAATCACCTTATTTCTCAAAGCAATCATTCTCGGGCTATGTACACATCGTCCGTCATTCAAAATGAAATTATTGATTTGTGTGGAAATGCTGTTCAGGAGCAAATAATAAATAGAGTGAAACAATCAGGTTTCTTTGCTGTACTTGCTGACGAAACTCAAGACATTTCGCGTCACCAACAACTCTCACTTTGCCTTCGGTATGTAGACTGCTCTTCTGGAAAGGCACTTATTCGAGAGGATTTCATTGAATTTATACACGTTGATGAAGTAACAGGATTAGCTCTAGCTACGACAATCATCGATAAACTTAAGTCGTTTGGATTAGATTTGGAGAATTTAGTTGGCCAGGGCTATGATGGTGCGGCTATGATGGTGCGGCTGTGA